From Haloarcula sp. CBA1127, a single genomic window includes:
- a CDS encoding universal stress protein, with translation MIAQILVPMDDSEMAQQALEYTLENHPDAEVTVLHVVGGPSPLGGAATALALADDIEAAAEERAEEVFDDARELAAEYDAEITTEVQLGHPARAILNRAADFDAVVLGTHGGSLADRLVVGNVAQKVFRNSPVPVIIAR, from the coding sequence GACTCAGAGATGGCCCAGCAAGCGCTCGAGTACACCCTTGAGAACCATCCCGACGCGGAGGTTACTGTCTTACACGTCGTGGGCGGACCGTCACCGTTGGGGGGAGCGGCCACCGCACTTGCTCTTGCGGATGACATCGAAGCGGCCGCCGAGGAGCGTGCGGAGGAGGTATTCGACGACGCTCGGGAACTCGCCGCCGAGTACGATGCGGAGATAACCACCGAAGTGCAACTGGGTCACCCGGCGCGGGCGATTCTGAATCGAGCCGCCGACTTCGATGCGGTCGTGCTCGGAACGCACGGCGGTTCGTTGGCCGATCGGCTGGTCGTCGGGAACGTCGCCCAGAAAGTGTTCCGTAACTCGCCTGTTCCAGTCATCATCGCACGGTGA